The following proteins come from a genomic window of Nautilia profundicola AmH:
- a CDS encoding YraN family protein, which produces MNTRKKGNIAEEKACEYLKQKGYKIVERNFYTKFGEIDIIAFKDDVFHFIEVKSGTTFEPIFNITPSKLKRIIRSAEYFIKQNRIDSAFCIDAIIVKGEIDHFVNISF; this is translated from the coding sequence ATGAATACACGTAAAAAGGGAAATATTGCTGAAGAGAAAGCATGTGAATATTTAAAACAAAAAGGCTATAAAATAGTTGAAAGAAATTTTTACACTAAATTTGGAGAGATCGATATCATTGCATTTAAAGACGATGTTTTTCATTTTATTGAAGTTAAAAGCGGTACAACTTTTGAACCAATATTTAACATTACGCCATCAAAATTAAAAAGAATAATACGTTCTGCTGAATATTTTATTAAGCAAAATAGAATCGATTCCGCCTTTTGTATCGATGCTATCATCGTCAAAGGCGAAATCGATCATTTCGTCAATATCTCTTTTTAG
- a CDS encoding acyl-CoA thioesterase, with protein sequence MKKRIYYDSTDAGGIVYHTEYIKFCEQARSEIFFQNNIFFENDGYVVTDLKAKYISSAKLGDIIEIQTKILNYTKIRINILQEIYKENKKIFVLEVNVAYIKNGKIAKIPQEHIKIFNEYT encoded by the coding sequence ATGAAAAAAAGAATATATTACGATTCAACAGATGCGGGAGGAATAGTTTACCATACGGAATACATAAAATTTTGCGAACAAGCGAGAAGCGAAATATTTTTTCAAAATAATATTTTTTTTGAAAATGATGGTTACGTGGTGACAGATTTAAAAGCCAAATATATCTCATCCGCAAAACTTGGAGATATAATTGAAATACAAACAAAAATATTAAATTACACAAAAATCAGAATCAACATTCTTCAAGAAATATATAAAGAAAATAAAAAAATTTTTGTATTAGAAGTAAACGTTGCTTATATTAAAAATGGCAAAATAGCCAAAATACCTCAAGAGCATATAAAGATTTTTAATGAATACACGTAA